A genomic stretch from Sulfobacillus thermosulfidooxidans includes:
- a CDS encoding Zn-dependent hydrolase yields MPDILALSRLQRRFDALAAIGQDDAGGITRPFGSAAERAARQWFLREAEQAGFVTQIDPAGNLWAFLPGASQDIMAVGSHLDTVRNGGGYDGALGVILGLEALQTLQEEGYRPRNTLAVLALTGEEPNPFRLSTLGSRLLTGVLSWDRVLDVTDETGYSVRKALDQAGAPGLHDSAFAIGPLKGFLEPHIEQGPRLHEAGWPLGVVTTITGITRQMITLTGEQNHAGTTPYESRRDAVQGFAQAMMIFQQLSQRFADRAVGTVGYVRVFPNSINIIPSHVEFIVEWRSPDPDILAELTDSLWTQLQALSQRLHLSIRRHMILEQEPSFMDQDVQALLHAVMDEMGLPHPALVSWAGHDAAHLAKRVPTGMLFVRSNGYSHCPEESAEMEDIVLAAEVVRRVIIRWDLNAPGTSYTMFSKDVKEC; encoded by the coding sequence ATGCCGGATATCTTGGCGTTGTCTCGATTGCAAAGACGGTTTGATGCCCTTGCCGCGATCGGACAAGATGATGCGGGAGGCATTACCCGCCCCTTTGGCAGTGCAGCGGAACGGGCGGCACGACAATGGTTTTTGCGGGAAGCGGAACAGGCCGGATTTGTGACCCAAATCGATCCGGCTGGGAATCTATGGGCATTTTTGCCGGGAGCGTCGCAAGACATTATGGCCGTGGGATCCCACTTGGATACGGTGAGAAATGGTGGCGGTTATGATGGGGCACTGGGGGTCATTTTAGGCTTAGAAGCCCTCCAAACATTACAAGAAGAGGGATACAGACCGCGAAACACTCTCGCGGTTTTGGCCTTAACCGGTGAAGAACCCAATCCTTTTCGCCTTTCGACCTTAGGGAGCCGCTTGTTAACTGGTGTCCTGTCGTGGGATCGGGTACTGGATGTGACCGATGAGACGGGTTATTCGGTGCGGAAGGCGTTGGATCAAGCGGGAGCTCCTGGTCTTCACGATTCAGCATTTGCAATCGGCCCGTTAAAAGGTTTTTTGGAACCCCATATTGAACAAGGTCCCCGGCTTCATGAAGCGGGATGGCCTCTGGGAGTGGTGACCACCATTACCGGGATCACGCGGCAAATGATTACCCTTACCGGAGAACAAAACCATGCCGGCACGACACCCTATGAATCCCGTCGTGATGCGGTTCAAGGATTTGCCCAAGCCATGATGATCTTCCAACAATTGAGCCAGCGATTTGCCGACCGTGCGGTGGGCACGGTCGGCTATGTCCGCGTGTTTCCCAATTCCATCAACATTATCCCCTCGCACGTCGAATTTATTGTGGAATGGCGTTCTCCTGATCCCGACATCTTGGCGGAACTGACAGATAGCCTGTGGACACAGCTTCAGGCATTAAGCCAGCGCCTGCACTTATCCATCCGCCGCCACATGATCTTGGAACAGGAGCCGAGTTTCATGGATCAGGACGTGCAAGCCTTACTCCATGCCGTGATGGATGAGATGGGACTGCCGCATCCCGCTCTCGTCAGTTGGGCGGGGCATGATGCGGCTCATCTGGCCAAACGGGTGCCGACGGGCATGCTTTTCGTGCGCAGTAATGGCTACAGCCACTGTCCTGAAGAATCCGCCGAAATGGAGGATATCGTGCTGGCTGCCGAGGTTGTGCGCCGGGTCATCATACGGTGGGATCTGAATGCTCCGGGAACATCTTATACGATGTTCTCAAAGGATGTGAAAGAATGCTGA
- a CDS encoding purine-cytosine permease family protein: protein MSELSAVEKAIERHSYDVIPLTERHGTPKWLFFMWYGINAQIFVVATGALGVLIGLNFWGTVLAIVVGNIVGSIFMALHSAQGPKLGLPQMIQSRAQFGFYGSLWPLFIVWAMYVIFAATNIVMAGQAFQAVYHGSVNSWAAILTIPMILIAIFGYDWIHYGFRYATWLYSIVFIVLTVMLLVHGLPAHDLAHGKFTWGNFFLALSIYATWQISYAPYVSDYSRYLSPNLATHTFWATFWGTNIGSIWLMILGAALAALNPAAQTLSAIQGLGGHSWGTIIALLLGIGQLIPGAVNIYGGAIVTLSAGSNIRPFESTRILRSVVALVIGILSALMAIAGSGHFMTNVENFLLFLMYFLIPWTAINLTDFYWIHHGNYKISDLFTSKGVYGRWGWPALIVYTVTFLVEVPFMNTTVYQGPISKALGGADISWIVGLIVAVPLYYWADRKWGKKDAISSVLTDREPQIVE, encoded by the coding sequence ATGAGCGAGTTATCTGCCGTCGAAAAGGCCATCGAGCGTCACAGTTATGACGTCATTCCTCTCACGGAACGACACGGGACGCCCAAATGGTTATTTTTCATGTGGTATGGGATTAACGCACAAATTTTTGTTGTAGCTACAGGGGCACTAGGTGTACTGATTGGCTTGAATTTTTGGGGTACGGTGTTGGCCATTGTTGTAGGGAATATTGTCGGTAGCATTTTTATGGCACTCCATTCCGCTCAAGGGCCCAAATTGGGCTTACCGCAGATGATTCAAAGCCGCGCTCAATTCGGTTTTTATGGATCACTGTGGCCACTATTTATTGTGTGGGCCATGTATGTCATTTTTGCAGCCACTAATATTGTGATGGCCGGACAAGCTTTTCAAGCTGTCTACCATGGTTCTGTCAATTCCTGGGCGGCCATCTTGACCATCCCCATGATTCTCATCGCGATTTTTGGCTATGACTGGATCCATTATGGATTTCGCTATGCAACCTGGCTTTATTCCATCGTCTTTATTGTGCTCACGGTCATGTTGCTTGTTCACGGTTTACCCGCTCATGATCTCGCCCATGGGAAATTTACTTGGGGCAACTTTTTCTTAGCGTTATCTATTTATGCAACCTGGCAAATTTCTTATGCGCCCTATGTATCGGATTACTCCCGGTACTTGAGCCCGAATCTTGCCACTCATACGTTCTGGGCAACATTTTGGGGTACCAACATCGGGTCTATCTGGCTTATGATTTTAGGAGCCGCCTTAGCCGCTCTCAATCCCGCCGCTCAGACTCTTTCTGCTATTCAGGGATTAGGTGGTCACAGTTGGGGAACGATTATCGCCCTATTACTCGGGATAGGTCAACTCATCCCCGGAGCCGTCAATATTTATGGCGGAGCCATTGTGACGCTTTCCGCAGGTAGTAATATTCGTCCGTTTGAATCCACTCGCATATTGCGAAGTGTCGTGGCTCTCGTGATAGGAATATTATCGGCACTTATGGCAATTGCTGGTTCCGGGCATTTCATGACCAATGTTGAAAATTTTCTACTCTTCCTGATGTACTTCTTGATCCCATGGACCGCCATCAATCTCACCGACTTCTATTGGATCCACCATGGTAACTATAAAATCTCCGATTTATTCACGTCTAAGGGCGTCTATGGACGGTGGGGATGGCCCGCACTGATTGTGTACACCGTGACCTTTCTCGTCGAAGTTCCATTTATGAACACGACCGTCTACCAGGGGCCTATTTCCAAAGCTTTAGGCGGAGCCGACATTTCATGGATTGTCGGCCTCATTGTTGCGGTGCCCCTGTACTACTGGGCAGACCGTAAATGGGGTAAAAAAGATGCGATTAGTTCCGTGTTAACAGACAGAGAACCCCAAATCGTAGAATAG
- the hutU gene encoding urocanate hydratase has protein sequence MDRDFFQHVGIQAPTGPTRHCKGWGQEAALRMLMNNLDARVGENPSERIVYGGRGRAARSWPAYDKIVESLLTLENDETLLIQSGKPVGIFKTQPQAPRVLIANANLVGKWATLEEFDRLEKQGLTMFGQMTAGSWIYIGSQGVIQGTFETLAALARKHFDGTLKGRLYVSAGLGGMGGAQPLAAKMLDGVALIAEVDENRIQKRLDTGYLDVAYDSIETAVNRALSAKQAGESLSIGVHCHANELLQYFITQKIIPDVLSDQTAAHDPLIGYIPDELSVHEAVSWRQKDPGDYLQRARRSIAHHVRNLLQLQKAGAHTFDYGNNIRREAFDQGVTDAFDIPGYVPAYIRDLFNQGKGPFRWAVLSGKPEEIYQLDALALQMFGDNPLLTRWFTLAQKYIHFQGLPARIAYMGLGERDAFATKVNEWVAQGVLSAPVVFGRDHHDTGSVASPYRETEAMRDGSDAIADWPILNALLNTASGAHWVSFHHGGGTGIGYALHAGAVVVADGSEDSAGRLSRVFFNDPGIGVIRHADAGYELAAQTMKAHEDRMRAPFVGPETNIPMT, from the coding sequence ATGGACAGGGACTTTTTCCAGCATGTGGGGATTCAAGCCCCAACGGGGCCCACACGGCATTGTAAAGGATGGGGTCAGGAAGCGGCATTGCGCATGCTGATGAATAATCTTGATGCGCGCGTCGGAGAAAATCCGTCAGAGCGCATTGTCTATGGAGGACGCGGGCGGGCAGCAAGGTCATGGCCAGCGTATGACAAGATTGTGGAAAGTTTATTGACTTTGGAGAATGATGAAACCTTACTGATTCAATCGGGGAAGCCCGTAGGAATATTCAAGACCCAACCCCAGGCCCCGCGCGTTTTGATAGCGAATGCCAACCTGGTGGGAAAGTGGGCGACCTTGGAAGAGTTTGACCGATTGGAAAAACAAGGGCTCACCATGTTTGGACAAATGACGGCGGGTTCATGGATTTATATTGGCAGTCAAGGCGTCATTCAAGGCACCTTTGAAACATTAGCCGCTTTGGCCCGTAAACATTTTGATGGGACCTTGAAAGGACGTCTTTATGTCTCAGCCGGATTGGGCGGAATGGGCGGCGCTCAACCCTTAGCCGCCAAAATGTTGGATGGCGTGGCGTTAATCGCGGAAGTGGATGAGAACCGGATTCAGAAACGTCTCGATACCGGATATCTTGATGTGGCGTACGACAGTATCGAAACCGCTGTTAACCGCGCTCTGTCGGCAAAACAGGCCGGCGAGTCTTTATCGATTGGTGTTCACTGTCATGCCAATGAGCTATTACAGTATTTCATTACGCAAAAGATTATTCCCGATGTGCTCTCAGACCAGACGGCCGCGCATGATCCCCTGATCGGGTATATTCCTGATGAACTCAGCGTACACGAGGCGGTGTCTTGGCGCCAAAAAGATCCTGGAGATTATTTACAACGAGCGCGACGTTCGATTGCGCATCATGTTCGGAACCTCCTGCAACTTCAAAAAGCGGGAGCGCATACGTTTGATTATGGTAATAACATACGACGAGAAGCGTTCGATCAGGGCGTAACCGATGCGTTTGATATTCCCGGATATGTTCCCGCGTATATTCGTGATTTGTTTAACCAGGGCAAGGGCCCGTTTCGCTGGGCCGTTCTTTCCGGAAAGCCGGAAGAAATTTATCAATTGGACGCCTTAGCCCTTCAGATGTTTGGCGATAATCCGCTGCTAACCCGGTGGTTTACGCTGGCTCAGAAATATATTCACTTTCAAGGGCTTCCCGCGCGTATCGCCTATATGGGGCTGGGGGAACGGGACGCGTTCGCGACAAAGGTGAATGAGTGGGTGGCGCAAGGCGTGCTGTCAGCCCCCGTCGTCTTTGGCCGCGACCATCATGATACGGGTTCTGTGGCCTCGCCCTATCGGGAAACAGAGGCTATGCGAGACGGTTCTGATGCGATTGCCGATTGGCCGATTCTTAACGCCTTATTGAATACCGCCTCGGGGGCCCATTGGGTGTCGTTTCATCATGGAGGAGGCACCGGGATTGGCTATGCGTTGCATGCGGGCGCTGTGGTGGTGGCAGACGGGAGTGAGGATAGTGCCGGTCGCTTATCGCGCGTATTCTTTAATGATCCGGGCATCGGCGTGATCCGACACGCCGATGCGGGGTATGAATTAGCTGCCCAAACCATGAAGGCCCATGAAGACCGCATGCGCGCACCGTTTGTGGGACCTGAGACCAATATTCCCATGACTTAG
- the hisD gene encoding histidinol dehydrogenase, producing MITIRYWDRLTDSERQNLLIRGEMHYPDIQATVENILQEVKVYGDDALWRLEKELDQADLRACGLKVTEAEFINAEQQLPEHLKAAIDHSIANIKRFHLKQVPPLSWSTEILPGVHVGEITKPIASIGLYVPRGKGSFPSVMAMLGVPAVLAGVPQIIVASPPGPQGTIDPAVLYVASQLGISHVFRIGGAQAIAAMAYGTMSVPKVAKILGPGSAFVAVAKQQLAGFIDIGLQSGPSEALIIADDHANAKWVALDWMNEAEHGPDSTVFLVTPSATLAQQVARFVEEYYERLPEPRRQFVEQVAQKGGILITPNLSIALDFVNDFAAEHLVLHVADPDGVVPHIHHAGEILIGPFTPIAAGNFMVGPNAVLPTAGFARSMSALSIRDFLHVTSVLRLSKNALIEMASDIVTIAEYEGFTAHALSVTGRDLAVSGATHTSHPEQELGIFWHEITKDRIHVKRRTRESIIELQLSRGPRDEALKEHVRTGLQFLNHMLETIAWRGQFNLAVTYHAQEAKEYHLMHVIAEDVGLTLGLAFHRMAQEHLFYGIEGSGFAVGVIDEAESFVAISLEGRPFLQCEYDPSVRQLEHVEDMLTTDLENVLSGFAQGALATLHVMVRRGHDPHHLWESVFRALGEAMNACLRPNAFRQGTTPGVKGI from the coding sequence GTGATAACCATCAGATATTGGGATAGACTTACAGATTCAGAACGCCAGAATCTTCTCATACGTGGAGAAATGCATTATCCCGATATTCAAGCCACCGTGGAAAACATTCTCCAAGAGGTTAAAGTGTATGGTGATGATGCGTTATGGCGTTTAGAAAAAGAACTTGACCAGGCGGATCTCCGGGCATGTGGCCTGAAAGTCACCGAAGCTGAATTCATCAACGCGGAACAGCAATTACCCGAGCATCTCAAAGCGGCAATAGACCATAGTATTGCCAATATCAAACGGTTTCATCTCAAGCAGGTTCCCCCATTGTCATGGTCAACGGAAATCCTTCCTGGAGTCCACGTGGGAGAAATCACGAAGCCCATTGCCTCAATTGGACTCTATGTTCCCCGCGGAAAGGGCTCTTTTCCCTCGGTTATGGCAATGCTCGGCGTGCCAGCGGTCCTTGCCGGAGTTCCTCAAATTATTGTGGCTTCCCCTCCGGGTCCTCAAGGGACAATTGACCCCGCTGTACTCTATGTGGCAAGCCAATTGGGCATTTCCCACGTCTTTCGTATAGGCGGCGCACAAGCTATCGCAGCTATGGCGTATGGGACAATGTCCGTGCCTAAGGTAGCTAAAATTTTGGGACCCGGCAGTGCCTTCGTTGCCGTCGCCAAACAACAACTGGCTGGTTTTATAGATATTGGTTTGCAGTCAGGACCCAGCGAGGCTCTCATCATAGCCGATGACCATGCCAATGCCAAATGGGTCGCCCTGGACTGGATGAATGAAGCTGAACATGGACCCGACTCCACCGTATTTCTTGTCACGCCATCTGCCACGTTAGCCCAACAAGTAGCCCGTTTTGTTGAGGAATATTATGAACGATTGCCCGAGCCCCGCCGTCAATTTGTCGAGCAGGTTGCACAAAAGGGAGGAATTCTCATCACCCCAAATCTCTCCATAGCGTTAGACTTTGTTAACGATTTCGCCGCCGAACACCTGGTGCTTCATGTCGCCGACCCTGATGGCGTTGTGCCCCACATTCATCATGCCGGAGAAATTCTTATTGGACCCTTTACACCCATTGCGGCAGGCAACTTTATGGTAGGACCTAATGCCGTCTTGCCCACAGCAGGATTTGCTCGCAGTATGTCTGCTCTTAGCATTCGTGATTTCTTACATGTCACATCGGTTCTAAGGCTTTCGAAAAATGCCCTTATCGAGATGGCTTCCGATATTGTCACGATAGCCGAATATGAAGGATTTACGGCTCACGCTCTCTCAGTCACCGGTCGAGACTTAGCGGTGAGCGGAGCAACACATACAAGTCATCCCGAACAAGAACTAGGAATATTTTGGCACGAAATCACTAAGGACCGGATCCATGTCAAGAGACGAACACGGGAATCAATTATTGAACTGCAACTATCCCGGGGACCTCGTGATGAGGCGTTAAAAGAACATGTGCGAACCGGACTGCAATTCCTTAATCATATGCTTGAAACGATTGCCTGGCGAGGACAGTTTAATCTGGCGGTAACATATCACGCTCAAGAGGCCAAGGAATATCACTTGATGCATGTCATTGCCGAGGATGTCGGTCTTACGTTAGGTCTTGCCTTCCACCGTATGGCTCAAGAACATTTATTTTATGGCATTGAAGGCTCAGGGTTTGCCGTGGGCGTCATCGACGAAGCCGAGTCTTTTGTGGCTATCAGTCTTGAAGGACGCCCCTTCTTGCAATGCGAGTACGATCCTTCCGTTCGTCAGCTCGAACACGTAGAAGATATGCTGACCACGGATTTGGAGAATGTCTTGTCCGGCTTCGCTCAAGGGGCTCTGGCTACACTTCATGTCATGGTCCGCCGGGGACACGATCCCCACCACCTGTGGGAATCGGTTTTCCGTGCGCTCGGTGAAGCCATGAATGCCTGCTTACGGCCCAATGCGTTCAGGCAAGGAACGACACCGGGAGTCAAGGGAATTTAA
- a CDS encoding MurR/RpiR family transcriptional regulator gives MKPLQSIEGFMDRIRLASSESITHQQIGDYLALHLREASFMSSGDLAKAVGVSQASITRFCHSMGFGGYSEFVHALQEFVREEWRAPERTVYLRPSIPDDADPLLAQEVANLESLPEILDSEPMNRLVNLVATKSRVILAGARISSTLIPYAAYCLGKIRNGVEVATPGTPLWDNCAGWDSEDTVIVGWVFPRYSRVLMEWLEAAHHDGVRVAALTDRWMSPVMTFADPVLVVPVATASLFDSYVAPMFVINYLVRQVAQELPGVRLRLEQLEERDQRLQVYWSRTSTKNKE, from the coding sequence ATGAAGCCACTACAGAGTATTGAAGGATTTATGGACCGGATTCGACTGGCATCAAGCGAGTCGATCACGCATCAGCAAATTGGCGATTACTTAGCGCTGCATTTACGGGAAGCGTCCTTTATGAGTTCAGGTGACTTAGCCAAAGCGGTCGGTGTGAGCCAAGCCTCCATCACGCGGTTTTGCCACAGCATGGGCTTTGGGGGATACAGTGAGTTTGTGCATGCCCTCCAAGAATTTGTCCGGGAAGAATGGCGCGCTCCCGAACGCACCGTCTACCTCCGTCCCAGTATTCCTGACGATGCGGATCCATTATTGGCGCAAGAGGTGGCGAATTTGGAATCGCTCCCCGAAATTTTAGACAGTGAACCCATGAACCGGTTGGTGAATTTGGTGGCGACCAAATCCCGCGTCATTTTGGCGGGGGCGCGCATTTCGAGTACGTTAATTCCCTATGCTGCATATTGTTTGGGCAAGATTCGCAATGGGGTGGAAGTGGCGACACCCGGCACGCCTTTATGGGATAACTGTGCCGGCTGGGATTCCGAGGACACGGTCATTGTGGGGTGGGTGTTTCCTCGCTATTCCCGAGTGTTGATGGAATGGCTTGAAGCGGCACATCACGATGGGGTGAGGGTGGCGGCGTTAACCGATCGCTGGATGTCGCCCGTCATGACCTTTGCCGATCCGGTTCTGGTCGTTCCGGTGGCCACGGCGTCGCTATTTGATTCGTATGTGGCCCCCATGTTTGTGATTAATTACCTTGTCCGTCAAGTGGCCCAAGAACTTCCTGGCGTCCGTTTGCGTTTGGAACAGTTAGAAGAACGGGACCAACGCTTGCAGGTCTACTGGTCGCGGACGAGCACAAAAAATAAGGAGTGA
- a CDS encoding SDR family NAD(P)-dependent oxidoreductase produces MNDAIAEIMSLKNHIALVTGGSQGIGEKTAKILAESGAEVVICSRSEDRLKAAQKRLAAQGQHVHTVLCDIKNPGSIALMVQEIEEHIGPISILVNNAGVDIPMAALDVTEETWTTIMDTNVKGVFFCAQQVARFMIPRNQGVIINLASELSFVGMVPYAVYAISKGAVVQLTKTLALEWAPHHIRVNAIAPTLVETPMLDALFSHPEHAMRQWINMIPLGRLGTPTDVAHAIAFLASDAASFITGTILPVDGGRLCH; encoded by the coding sequence ATGAATGACGCGATAGCCGAGATTATGTCTTTAAAAAATCACATAGCTCTCGTGACAGGAGGAAGTCAAGGCATTGGAGAGAAAACAGCTAAAATATTAGCAGAATCCGGAGCCGAGGTCGTCATTTGTTCGCGTTCAGAAGATCGTTTGAAAGCAGCGCAAAAACGTCTAGCAGCTCAAGGTCAGCACGTCCACACAGTTTTGTGTGATATCAAGAATCCCGGAAGTATTGCCCTTATGGTACAAGAGATCGAAGAACATATCGGTCCCATCAGTATTTTGGTGAACAACGCGGGCGTTGATATCCCTATGGCTGCTCTCGACGTGACAGAAGAAACGTGGACGACCATCATGGACACCAACGTCAAGGGAGTTTTCTTCTGTGCCCAGCAGGTAGCCCGCTTCATGATTCCCCGCAATCAGGGCGTCATTATCAATTTGGCATCTGAATTGAGCTTTGTAGGGATGGTTCCCTATGCGGTCTATGCCATTAGCAAAGGCGCTGTTGTCCAATTAACCAAAACATTGGCACTAGAATGGGCTCCTCATCACATCCGTGTCAATGCCATAGCCCCAACTTTAGTCGAGACGCCCATGCTTGATGCGCTTTTTAGTCATCCCGAGCACGCAATGAGGCAGTGGATTAACATGATCCCGTTAGGACGTTTAGGCACACCCACTGACGTGGCGCACGCCATCGCATTTTTAGCGTCAGACGCGGCATCTTTTATTACCGGGACCATACTTCCGGTTGATGGCGGGCGATTGTGCCACTAA
- a CDS encoding amidohydrolase family protein has protein sequence MLSVYEPAWMWVNEQFMAHYGVVVDEDAGTIVGVGPRDEMARLFPQARSIHWADQALVPGTINTHTHSFQHLLRGIAVDQPFLVWRDIALYRITPHLNAEAIYWGAKLAFSEMVLHGITTVVDFFYVHNQGLENDWAVIEAARDVGIRLVMARTFYDWEGAPEAYRETPDDAVYRTQELAARCAPDPAVFIHPAPHSVHGASDPMIQAGVDLARRLGTPYHIHVAEEPFEVNETLSRTGKTPVQHLADLGIITDQLIAIHLTWVNSDDIHVLGEAQSHLAYCPSSNMFLADGITPLPRLREAGVRIGLGTDGGCSNNRASIFEEMRMAALLQKVGTLDATSVSHREVWHMGTQSGAEMLGVPAGRIAEGFWADFVGIDLHHLSLLPWNPETLLANIVYAMTPEAIRQVVIQGKPVVRDGQLPSENLTDLTRRIQDLTQRWG, from the coding sequence ATGCTGAGCGTTTATGAACCCGCGTGGATGTGGGTGAATGAGCAGTTTATGGCGCATTATGGCGTCGTGGTTGACGAGGACGCGGGAACCATTGTCGGGGTGGGTCCCCGGGACGAGATGGCGCGTCTTTTTCCTCAGGCCCGATCCATTCACTGGGCGGATCAGGCCTTAGTGCCCGGCACGATTAACACCCATACCCACTCCTTTCAACATTTGTTGCGTGGAATAGCGGTCGATCAGCCGTTTTTGGTGTGGCGGGATATAGCGTTATATCGGATTACGCCTCATCTGAATGCGGAGGCTATTTATTGGGGAGCAAAATTGGCGTTTAGCGAAATGGTCTTACACGGCATTACGACGGTTGTCGACTTCTTCTATGTGCACAATCAAGGCCTTGAGAATGATTGGGCGGTCATTGAAGCCGCGCGGGATGTTGGTATCCGCCTGGTCATGGCCCGGACCTTTTATGACTGGGAGGGGGCGCCGGAGGCGTACCGTGAAACCCCTGATGACGCGGTATATCGAACACAAGAATTAGCCGCACGGTGTGCTCCGGATCCCGCTGTTTTCATCCATCCTGCTCCCCACAGTGTTCACGGGGCGTCGGATCCGATGATCCAAGCCGGAGTAGACTTAGCCCGGCGTCTTGGCACTCCCTATCATATCCATGTTGCTGAGGAACCGTTTGAAGTCAACGAGACTCTTTCCCGGACCGGAAAAACGCCGGTGCAGCATTTGGCCGATCTGGGGATTATCACGGATCAACTGATAGCGATTCATCTGACGTGGGTGAATTCCGATGATATTCATGTGCTGGGTGAGGCTCAATCCCATTTAGCTTATTGCCCCTCAAGCAACATGTTTTTAGCTGATGGGATTACTCCGCTCCCGCGACTGCGAGAAGCGGGGGTCCGGATAGGGCTAGGCACCGATGGGGGATGCAGCAATAACCGGGCCAGTATTTTTGAAGAAATGCGGATGGCTGCCCTGCTCCAAAAAGTGGGCACACTCGATGCGACCAGCGTGTCACACCGTGAGGTTTGGCATATGGGGACACAATCCGGGGCTGAGATGCTAGGGGTACCAGCGGGCCGAATTGCCGAAGGCTTCTGGGCCGATTTTGTCGGCATCGATCTCCATCATCTGTCGCTATTGCCGTGGAATCCCGAAACACTTTTGGCCAATATCGTCTATGCGATGACGCCGGAAGCCATTCGCCAGGTCGTGATTCAGGGTAAACCTGTGGTACGTGACGGCCAGTTGCCAAGCGAAAATCTTACGGATTTGACTCGAAGAATTCAAGATCTCACCCAGCGATGGGGGTAA